A window of the Diceros bicornis minor isolate mBicDic1 chromosome 30, mDicBic1.mat.cur, whole genome shotgun sequence genome harbors these coding sequences:
- the DDX39A gene encoding ATP-dependent RNA helicase DDX39A has protein sequence MAEQDVENELLDYEEDEEPQAPPESSPAPPKKDVKGSYVSIHSSGFRDFLLKPELLRAIVDCGFEHPSEVQHECIPQAILGMDVLCQAKSGMGKTAVFVLATLQQIEPVNGQVTVLVMCHTRELAFQISKEYERFSKYMPSVKVSVFFGGLSIKKDEDVLKKSCPHVVVGTPGRILALVRNRSLNLRNVKHFVLDECDKMLEQLDMRRDVQEIFRLTPHEKQCMMFSATLSKEIRPVCRKFMQDPMEVFVDDETKLTLHGLQQYYVKLKDSEKNRKLFDLLDVLEFNQVVIFVKSVQRCMALAQLLVEQNFPAIAIHRGMAQEERLSRYQQFKDFQRRILVATNLFGRGMDIERVNIVFNYDMPEDSDTYLHRVARAGRFGTKGLAITFVSDENDARILNDVQDRFEVNVAELPEEIDISTYIEQSR, from the exons ATGGCCGAACAGGACGTGGAGAACGAGCTTCTGGATTACGAGGAAGATGAAGAGCCCCAGGCTCCTCCCGAGAGCTCACCAGCTCCCCCCAAGAAAGACGTCAAGGGTTCCTACGTTTCCATCCACAGCTCTGGCTTCCGGGACTTTCTGCTGAAGCCGGAGCTGCTGCGGGCCATAGTGGACTGTGGCTTTGAGCATCCGTCTGAGG TCCAGCACGAGTGCATTCCCCAAgcgatcctgggcatggacgtcCTGTGCCAGGCCAAGTCTGGGATGGGCAAGACGGCGGTCTTCGTGCTGGCCACCCTGCAGCAGATTGAGCCCGTCAATGGACAG GTGACGGTCCTTGTCATGTGCCACACTCGGGAGCTGGCCTTCCAGATCAGCAAGGAGTACGAGCGCTTCTCCAAGTACATGCCTAGCGTCAAG GTGTCTGTGTTCTTCGGGGGCCTCTCCATCAAGAAGGACGAAGACGTGTTGAAGAAGAGCTGTCCCCACGTGGTAGTGGGGACACCAGGCCGGATCCTGGCGCTTGTGCGCAACAGGAGCCTCAACCTGAGGAACGTGAAGCACTTCGTGCTGGACGAGTGTGACAAGAtgctggagcagctgg ACATGCGGCGGGACGTGCAGGAGATCTTCCGCCTGACGCCCCACGAGAAGCAGTGCATGATGTTCAGCGCCACCCTGAGCAAGGAGATCCGGCCCGTCTGCAGGAAGTTCATGCAAGAC CCCATGGAGGTGTTTGTGGACGACGAGACAAAGCTCACGCTGCACGGCCTGCAGCAGTACTACGTGAAGCTCAAGGACAGCGAGAAGAACCGCAAGCTCTTCGACCTCCTGGACGTGCTGGAGTTTAACCAG gTGGTGATCTTTGTGAAGTCCGTGCAGCGTTGCATGGCCCTGGCCCAGCTCCTCGTGGAGCAGAACTTCCCGGCCATCGCCATCCACAGGGGTATGGCCCAGGAGGAGCG CCTCTCACGCTACCAGCAGTTCAAGGACTTCCAGCGGCGGATCCTGGTGGCTACCAACCTGTTTGGCCGAGGGATGGACATCGAGCGCGTTAACATTGTCTTCAACTACGACATGCCCGAGGACTCTGACACCTATCTCCACCGG GTGGCCCGTGCGGGTCGCTTTGGCACCAAAGGCCTGGCCATCACTTTCGTGTCTGACGAGAACGATGCCAGAATCCTCAATGATGTCCAGGACCGGTTTGAAGTGAACGTGGCGGAGCTTCCGGAAGAAATCGACATCTCCACGTACA TCGAGCAGAGCCGGTAA